One window of the Archangium primigenium genome contains the following:
- a CDS encoding methyl-accepting chemotaxis protein yields MAFLPGWRPSLLMKFHGALLLSVLPLLLLQQAYVLPAMREQLREDRLREVRQLVEVGYHLLEAHEARVRQGELTPDEARRAAAALLEPLRYAGNEYYWINDLKTRLVMHPFLPQRLGQDMTGYVDRAGKPVFRDIVELARAQGEGPVEYLATRPYSADPIPKLSYVKLFAPWGWVLGTGVYMEDLDEEVAAVERRMWAALFAGAGMAALGGAYLSRRMLAPMRALADAAGEVARGNLGITVPTPALDEVGDLSRAFNAMVADVQRMLGEMAEVSRVTESDAGHIHRATDGLRQAAQEQSWGMQNVSATVIRMTQQLAQGAHQAELTARTAEANEQAAREGGAGVRVTDEKMKEIAHVVDRSARTVDRLTEWSEEVERAMELISDVADQTRVLAVNTSIEAMRAGEHGKGFAVVALEVRKLAEQARAAAERIRTLMRQSQTETEAAAAQIREGRARVHEGLRLSSNTAKALERIVTGAEEIQRQVKQTASAHAAEAAAGESLALSIHTLSGQAAEAAKEVEHITQAAEGLTSRARQLRERATRFQKDAPP; encoded by the coding sequence ATGGCGTTCCTCCCGGGATGGCGGCCCAGCCTGCTCATGAAGTTCCACGGCGCGCTGCTCTTGAGCGTGCTGCCGCTCTTGCTCTTGCAACAAGCCTACGTGCTGCCCGCCATGCGCGAGCAGCTGCGCGAGGATCGCCTGCGGGAGGTGCGCCAGCTCGTGGAGGTGGGCTACCACCTGCTCGAGGCCCACGAGGCCCGGGTGCGCCAGGGGGAGCTGACCCCGGACGAGGCGCGCCGCGCCGCCGCCGCCCTCCTGGAGCCCCTGCGCTACGCGGGCAACGAGTACTACTGGATCAACGACCTGAAGACGCGGCTGGTGATGCACCCCTTCCTGCCCCAGCGCCTGGGCCAGGACATGACGGGCTACGTGGACCGGGCGGGCAAGCCGGTGTTCCGGGACATCGTGGAGCTGGCGCGCGCCCAGGGCGAGGGCCCGGTGGAGTACCTCGCCACCCGCCCCTACTCGGCCGACCCCATCCCCAAGCTGTCCTACGTGAAGCTGTTCGCCCCGTGGGGCTGGGTGCTGGGCACGGGCGTCTACATGGAGGACCTGGACGAGGAGGTGGCGGCGGTGGAGCGGCGCATGTGGGCGGCGCTCTTCGCCGGCGCGGGCATGGCGGCGCTCGGAGGGGCGTACCTGTCGCGGCGGATGCTCGCGCCCATGCGCGCGCTGGCGGACGCGGCGGGCGAGGTGGCCCGGGGCAACCTGGGCATCACCGTGCCCACGCCCGCGCTCGACGAGGTGGGGGACCTGAGCCGGGCCTTCAACGCCATGGTGGCCGACGTGCAGCGCATGCTCGGGGAGATGGCCGAGGTGTCCCGCGTCACCGAGTCGGACGCGGGCCACATCCACCGCGCCACGGACGGCCTCAGGCAAGCGGCCCAGGAGCAGTCCTGGGGCATGCAGAACGTGTCCGCCACCGTCATCCGCATGACGCAGCAGCTCGCCCAGGGCGCCCATCAGGCGGAGCTCACCGCGCGCACCGCCGAGGCCAACGAGCAGGCCGCGCGCGAGGGCGGCGCCGGCGTGCGCGTCACCGACGAGAAGATGAAGGAGATCGCCCACGTGGTGGATCGCTCGGCGCGCACGGTGGACCGGCTCACCGAGTGGAGCGAGGAGGTGGAGCGCGCCATGGAGCTCATCTCCGACGTGGCGGACCAGACGCGGGTGCTCGCGGTGAACACCTCCATCGAGGCCATGCGCGCGGGCGAGCACGGCAAGGGCTTCGCGGTGGTGGCGCTCGAGGTGCGCAAGCTCGCCGAGCAGGCCCGCGCGGCGGCCGAGCGCATCCGCACCCTCATGCGCCAGAGCCAGACGGAGACGGAGGCCGCGGCGGCGCAGATCCGCGAGGGCCGCGCCCGGGTGCACGAGGGCCTGCGGCTGTCGTCGAACACGGCCAAGGCGCTCGAGCGCATCGTCACCGGGGCCGAGGAGATCCAACGGCAGGTGAAGCAGACGGCGAGCGCCCACGCGGCGGAGGCGGCGGCGGGCGAGTCGCTCGCGCTGAGCATCCACACCCTGTCGGGCCAGGCGGCCGAGGCGGCCAAGGAGGTGGAGCACATCACCCAGGCGGCCGAGGGCCTCACCTCCCGGGCGCGCCAACTGCGCGAGCGGGCGACGCGCTTCCAGAAGGACGCGCCTCCTTAG
- a CDS encoding tetratricopeptide repeat protein, whose protein sequence is MRPPRVSAGVWVFIGALAVRGAYLLTAHGPAFDAPLIDADYYDYLGTRLARGEGFDPGPFWQPPLYPLVLGGLYRLLGPALLWPRLLQALLGALTAGLAYGLARRVSGQGWVGVLAGVAVALHGPLVFYDGELLATSLGTFLATLALWLAVREPPTWRAALLGGACVGLGALAVAPLLLLGPVVVVAVGRGRWTRGALGALACGAVVACATGANHARSGEWVLISANGGINLWLGNNADVDGAMALRPGAAWETLVEEPARQGLHAPGAQDAYFTHKALAWCGAHPGPCARNLVWKARLLVLARELPRNEDLYVVRTQSPVLQALTARVGDVALPYALLWPLAAVGLVGLLSGPGSRRAGLTVAAAALVLALPSVVFFVTGRYRAPLAPVLCVLAALGVAALGRWRGAARAAAGGGALAVFLLAVWPVRLAVDAVDFEAELHYAVGGRHARLGDDGAAVDAWRRALARRPDYLEAGYNLGLALERLGREDEARALYEALVRAHPREALPRDRLERLRGARGP, encoded by the coding sequence ATGAGGCCGCCGAGGGTGTCCGCGGGGGTCTGGGTCTTCATCGGGGCGCTCGCGGTGCGGGGCGCCTATCTGCTCACCGCGCACGGGCCCGCCTTCGACGCGCCGCTCATCGACGCGGACTACTACGACTACCTCGGCACCCGGCTCGCCCGGGGCGAGGGCTTCGACCCCGGTCCCTTCTGGCAGCCGCCGCTCTACCCGCTGGTGCTCGGGGGGCTCTACCGGCTCCTGGGCCCCGCGCTGCTCTGGCCGCGCCTGCTCCAGGCCCTGCTCGGGGCGCTCACCGCGGGGCTCGCGTATGGCCTCGCGCGCCGCGTCTCCGGGCAGGGCTGGGTCGGCGTGCTCGCGGGCGTTGCGGTGGCGCTGCACGGGCCGCTCGTCTTCTATGACGGGGAGCTGCTCGCCACCTCGCTTGGCACCTTCCTGGCCACGCTCGCGCTCTGGCTCGCCGTGCGCGAGCCCCCCACCTGGCGCGCGGCACTGCTCGGCGGGGCGTGCGTGGGCCTGGGCGCGCTCGCCGTGGCGCCCCTGCTGTTGCTCGGGCCGGTGGTGGTGGTGGCCGTGGGCCGCGGGCGGTGGACGCGCGGCGCCCTGGGCGCGCTGGCCTGTGGGGCCGTGGTGGCGTGCGCCACGGGGGCCAACCACGCGCGCTCGGGCGAGTGGGTGCTCATCTCCGCCAACGGTGGCATCAACCTGTGGCTGGGCAACAACGCGGACGTGGATGGGGCCATGGCGCTGCGGCCGGGCGCCGCCTGGGAGACGCTTGTCGAGGAGCCCGCGCGCCAGGGGCTGCACGCTCCCGGGGCCCAGGACGCGTACTTCACCCACAAGGCCCTCGCCTGGTGTGGTGCGCACCCCGGCCCCTGCGCGCGCAACCTCGTATGGAAGGCCCGGCTGCTCGTGCTCGCGCGGGAGCTGCCGCGCAACGAGGACCTGTATGTCGTGCGCACGCAGTCCCCGGTGCTCCAGGCGCTCACCGCGCGGGTGGGGGACGTGGCCCTGCCCTATGCCCTGCTCTGGCCGCTCGCGGCGGTGGGGCTCGTGGGCCTGCTCTCGGGTCCGGGGTCCCGGCGGGCGGGGCTCACCGTGGCGGCGGCCGCGCTCGTGCTGGCGCTGCCCTCGGTCGTCTTCTTCGTGACGGGCCGCTACCGCGCGCCCCTGGCCCCCGTGCTGTGCGTGCTCGCGGCCCTGGGCGTGGCGGCGCTGGGGCGCTGGCGGGGCGCCGCGCGGGCGGCGGCCGGGGGAGGCGCGCTGGCCGTGTTCCTCCTGGCGGTGTGGCCCGTGCGCCTGGCGGTGGACGCCGTGGATTTCGAGGCGGAGCTGCACTACGCGGTGGGGGGCCGTCACGCCCGGCTCGGAGACGACGGGGCGGCGGTGGACGCCTGGCGGCGGGCGCTGGCGCGGCGGCCGGACTACCTGGAGGCGGGCTACAACCTGGGGCTCGCGCTGGAGCGCCTGGGCCGGGAGGACGAGGCCCGGGCCCTCTACGAGGCGCTCGTGCGCGCCCACCCCCGCGAGGCGCTGCCGCGCGACCGCCTGGAGCGCTTGCGCGGGGCGCGCGGACCCTGA
- a CDS encoding 5'-nucleotidase: MRVRSALRILWVSGLLAAGVEAAPREAVVLFTGDNAGEISDCGCRQGPAGGLARRKTVIDRERAGTAAVVVLDAGNALFKTPDAGRAPGDRERAALLLEQMGEMGTQAMAVGERDLALGTGFLTQGARKRKLVLLSANLTDAAGAPVFARSRVVRDKGVAFGLIGVSPEGPVAGEARVVGQPVLPAVQAEARALRAKQKVDVVVVLAALPLAEARALTERLGAEVDFVLQSHEGRLPGVAQHPGQGTLVSSGERGRQVGRLALSIDGPGAFVDLAERERARQGLALLEENIQRGRARLTAARDETNRAALQQSLAALEARRPQLEAQARPPETAPARTQLLSFLPLGPEVPEDPELTQRVAPLLPPSARP; encoded by the coding sequence ATGCGCGTGCGCTCGGCGCTGCGGATTCTGTGGGTGTCGGGGCTGCTCGCCGCGGGCGTGGAGGCCGCGCCCCGCGAGGCGGTGGTGCTCTTCACCGGGGACAACGCCGGGGAGATCTCCGACTGCGGGTGCCGACAGGGCCCGGCGGGCGGACTGGCGCGGCGCAAGACGGTGATCGACCGCGAGCGCGCGGGCACCGCCGCCGTGGTGGTGCTCGACGCGGGCAACGCGCTCTTCAAGACGCCGGACGCCGGCCGCGCGCCGGGAGACCGGGAGCGCGCCGCGTTGCTGCTCGAGCAGATGGGGGAGATGGGCACCCAGGCCATGGCCGTGGGCGAGCGGGACCTGGCGCTGGGCACGGGCTTCCTCACCCAGGGCGCGCGCAAGCGCAAGCTGGTGCTGCTCTCGGCCAACCTCACCGACGCGGCCGGCGCGCCCGTGTTCGCGCGCTCGCGGGTGGTGCGGGACAAGGGCGTGGCGTTCGGCCTCATCGGCGTGTCCCCCGAGGGGCCGGTGGCGGGCGAGGCCCGGGTGGTGGGCCAGCCCGTGCTGCCCGCCGTCCAGGCCGAGGCCCGCGCGCTCCGGGCGAAGCAGAAGGTGGACGTGGTGGTGGTGCTCGCCGCGCTGCCGCTCGCCGAGGCGCGCGCGCTCACCGAGCGGCTCGGGGCCGAGGTGGACTTCGTCCTGCAATCCCACGAGGGCCGGCTGCCCGGCGTGGCGCAGCACCCGGGGCAGGGCACGCTCGTGTCCTCGGGGGAGCGGGGCCGGCAGGTGGGCCGGCTCGCGCTGTCGATCGACGGGCCGGGCGCGTTCGTGGACCTGGCCGAGCGGGAGCGGGCGCGGCAGGGGCTCGCGCTGCTGGAGGAGAACATCCAGCGGGGCCGGGCGCGGCTGACGGCGGCCCGGGACGAGACGAACCGCGCGGCCCTCCAGCAGTCCCTGGCGGCGCTGGAGGCCCGGCGGCCCCAGTTGGAGGCCCAGGCCCGGCCGCCCGAGACGGCGCCCGCGCGCACCCAACTGCTGTCCTTTCTTCCGCTCGGGCCGGAGGTGCCGGAGGATCCCGAGCTCACCCAGCGGGTGGCGCCCCTGTTGCCGCCCTCCGCCAGGCCCTAG
- a CDS encoding SH3 domain-containing protein: protein MRGATKSGHPLKWVAVLAWMAVGCGGGQTSVDGTALVGVDEGESASAITACVTSGASLQTTTDLNVRSGVGTSYGVLITIPGGGIAKEAGGGCPTSGWYKVTYSGVTGWASGTYLTVAGTGSTASRDAAIARSQTAMGFSYWWGHGAFKSGAAVGACSGNCPSCTHSGSYGGDCSGFVAKAWVVPSTNSNMATDSHPYSTGSFNVDSSQWSTISRDALLKADALVYNDGGAGHIALYGSGDGWGSMNLYECKGCAAGCVYNARSLGTTYHAIRHY from the coding sequence ATGCGCGGTGCGACGAAGAGCGGTCATCCCCTGAAGTGGGTGGCGGTGCTGGCGTGGATGGCGGTGGGCTGCGGTGGCGGCCAGACGTCCGTGGACGGCACGGCGCTGGTGGGCGTGGACGAGGGCGAGAGCGCCAGCGCCATCACCGCGTGTGTCACCTCGGGCGCGAGCCTGCAGACCACCACGGACCTGAACGTGCGCAGCGGCGTGGGCACGAGCTATGGCGTGCTCATCACCATTCCGGGCGGCGGCATCGCCAAGGAAGCGGGCGGCGGCTGTCCCACGAGCGGTTGGTACAAGGTCACCTACAGCGGCGTGACGGGCTGGGCCTCGGGCACCTACCTCACGGTGGCGGGCACGGGCTCCACCGCCAGCCGGGACGCGGCGATCGCGCGCTCGCAGACGGCCATGGGCTTCTCCTACTGGTGGGGCCATGGCGCCTTCAAGTCGGGCGCCGCCGTGGGCGCGTGCTCCGGCAACTGCCCGAGCTGCACGCACTCCGGCTCGTACGGCGGGGACTGCTCCGGTTTCGTCGCCAAGGCCTGGGTGGTGCCCAGCACCAACAGCAACATGGCCACGGACTCGCACCCCTACAGCACCGGCAGCTTCAACGTGGACAGCAGCCAGTGGAGCACCATCTCGCGGGACGCGCTGCTCAAGGCCGACGCGCTCGTCTACAACGACGGCGGCGCGGGCCACATCGCCCTGTACGGCTCGGGCGACGGCTGGGGCAGCATGAACCTCTACGAGTGCAAGGGCTGCGCGGCCGGCTGCGTGTACAACGCCCGCTCCCTGGGCACCACCTACCACGCCATCCGCCACTACTAG
- a CDS encoding glycoside hydrolase family 71/99-like protein produces MTRRFVTEGAGVVAALVLAGCGSAVPEAERVEPAEPTASVASPVAVSKSFTKKVYVHLMPWFESNTTSGTGAWGAHWTMDNRNPNVVDSSGKRQIAAHFYPLIGPYGSGDKDVIEYQLLLMKYAGVDGVLIDWPGTLNCVDYPKNKQNADAFIKKIESVGLEFAIVYEDHNLALAPTYGCSVPDRLAQARNDMAFLRDNYFGRANYIRINNAPLLMDFGPQTLKSPSDWTNVFSVLPTKPTFLTLWYQKGEAGANAQGEYPWIYSDFTSGLNHWYANVWPGVKFGVAYPGFKTFYNEGGWGNPATWSIAHNGTGTFGQTMDLAKNSGVNWIQLATWNDYGEGTMIEPTREFGYGALTTLQQKLGVPYGQSQLELVAKLYDQRKQYASNTAKQSELNTAFNYFVALQPDKAASILNGGGTTTPPSGGNPTVTNAGFENGLTGWTTWSPNGTQSAAFTETYNGGYNNSAYHLTHFKAGPFETWTYQQLSGIPNGNYRVRAQVRKGGDFGFSRLQAKTCADCTPAATQLGTYSGWTQIETPTLSVTGGYLEFGLHTQATTGSSFVHLDDVQVIRQ; encoded by the coding sequence ATGACGCGTCGTTTCGTGACCGAGGGGGCGGGGGTTGTCGCCGCGCTCGTGTTGGCGGGCTGTGGTTCGGCGGTCCCCGAGGCCGAGCGCGTCGAGCCGGCGGAGCCCACGGCGTCCGTGGCGTCCCCGGTGGCGGTGAGCAAGAGCTTCACCAAGAAGGTCTACGTGCACCTGATGCCCTGGTTCGAGAGCAACACCACCTCGGGCACCGGGGCGTGGGGCGCGCACTGGACCATGGACAACCGCAACCCCAACGTGGTGGACAGCTCGGGCAAGCGGCAGATCGCCGCGCACTTCTATCCGCTCATCGGGCCGTACGGCTCGGGGGACAAGGACGTCATCGAGTACCAGCTGCTGCTCATGAAGTACGCCGGCGTGGACGGCGTGCTCATCGACTGGCCGGGCACGCTCAACTGCGTGGACTACCCGAAGAACAAGCAGAACGCCGACGCCTTCATCAAGAAGATCGAGTCGGTGGGCCTGGAGTTCGCCATCGTCTACGAGGATCACAACCTCGCGCTGGCGCCCACGTATGGGTGCTCGGTGCCGGACCGGCTCGCCCAGGCGCGCAATGACATGGCCTTCCTGCGCGACAACTACTTCGGCCGCGCCAACTACATCCGCATCAACAACGCGCCCCTGCTGATGGACTTCGGGCCGCAAACGCTCAAGTCGCCGTCGGACTGGACCAATGTCTTCTCGGTGCTGCCCACCAAGCCGACCTTCCTGACGCTCTGGTACCAGAAGGGCGAGGCCGGGGCGAACGCCCAGGGCGAATACCCGTGGATCTACTCGGACTTCACCAGCGGGCTCAATCACTGGTACGCCAACGTGTGGCCGGGCGTGAAGTTCGGCGTGGCCTACCCGGGCTTCAAGACCTTCTACAACGAGGGCGGCTGGGGCAACCCCGCCACGTGGAGCATCGCCCACAACGGCACGGGCACCTTCGGCCAGACCATGGACCTGGCCAAGAACAGCGGCGTGAACTGGATCCAGCTCGCCACGTGGAACGACTACGGCGAGGGCACGATGATCGAGCCGACGCGCGAGTTCGGCTACGGCGCGCTGACCACGCTGCAGCAGAAGCTCGGCGTGCCGTACGGGCAGAGCCAGTTGGAGCTGGTGGCCAAGCTGTATGACCAGCGCAAGCAGTACGCGAGCAACACCGCCAAGCAGAGCGAGCTGAACACCGCCTTCAACTACTTCGTGGCGCTGCAGCCGGACAAGGCCGCCAGCATCCTCAATGGTGGAGGCACCACGACGCCGCCCTCGGGCGGCAACCCCACCGTCACCAACGCGGGCTTCGAGAACGGCCTGACGGGCTGGACCACCTGGTCGCCCAATGGCACGCAGAGCGCCGCCTTCACGGAGACCTACAACGGGGGCTACAACAACAGCGCCTACCACCTGACGCACTTCAAGGCGGGCCCCTTCGAGACCTGGACGTACCAGCAGCTCAGCGGCATCCCCAATGGCAACTACCGGGTGCGCGCCCAGGTGCGAAAGGGCGGGGACTTCGGCTTCTCGCGGCTGCAGGCCAAAACGTGCGCCGACTGCACCCCGGCCGCCACCCAACTGGGCACCTACAGCGGCTGGACGCAGATCGAGACGCCCACCCTCTCCGTGACCGGGGGCTACTTGGAGTTCGGCCTGCACACCCAGGCCACCACCGGCAGCAGCTTCGTCCACCTGGACGACGTGCAGGTCATCCGCCAGTAG
- a CDS encoding serine hydrolase: MRPLACCLVLVLAAPGLAAPRASSAVARSRTLEQELLGAVRAVDFTPVLDWRRSGQRLATPPNLDVAVIELDAEGRPVAAANVLLSRDYPRGRVVPLEPKRWGTRAVRFTRWDPERWNGKKGWADAGPEEDLVPGRASAPLRFMAPYPASLFKILVAYGVLRMVDQGELTLDTPYHFTSGQEDRGERPVRGWMDPMITESNNGATEALVKLLHERGGMARLNAELAALDLGTLQVNGTSPVTGRGWQPGSIHMTALDTARLFLLIDGGPGLLWKTTRGREVTAATLSEPSRAFLKGLLAEQGFAEGLSSTVICGDPNARPGLPVAVPARFLDAEGRATVGTNVFGRDTRPCNAAAQVEFLHKTGQTENYGSDAGIVRALPGQTPRHYVIALLSTLGYRYYDAGVAPSANFQDEENGFPRVVTGIHFTQTLAELGHRVDEVMKQRGAASAESFPHFDKAP, translated from the coding sequence ATGCGACCGCTGGCGTGCTGCCTCGTCCTCGTCCTCGCCGCGCCGGGTCTGGCGGCGCCTCGCGCCTCGTCCGCCGTGGCCCGCTCGCGCACGTTGGAGCAGGAGCTGCTCGGCGCGGTGCGCGCGGTGGACTTCACCCCGGTGCTCGACTGGCGGCGGTCGGGCCAGCGCCTGGCGACCCCGCCCAACCTGGACGTGGCCGTCATCGAGCTGGACGCCGAGGGACGCCCCGTGGCGGCGGCCAACGTGCTGCTCTCGCGCGACTACCCCCGGGGCCGGGTCGTGCCCCTCGAGCCCAAGCGCTGGGGCACGCGCGCGGTGCGCTTCACGCGCTGGGATCCGGAGCGGTGGAACGGCAAGAAGGGCTGGGCGGACGCGGGCCCCGAGGAGGACCTGGTGCCGGGCCGCGCGAGCGCCCCGCTGCGCTTCATGGCGCCCTATCCCGCCTCGCTGTTCAAGATCCTCGTCGCCTACGGGGTGCTGCGCATGGTGGACCAGGGCGAGCTGACGCTCGACACGCCCTACCACTTCACCTCGGGCCAGGAGGATCGGGGCGAGCGACCCGTGCGTGGCTGGATGGATCCGATGATCACCGAATCCAACAACGGCGCCACCGAGGCCCTGGTGAAGCTGCTGCACGAGCGCGGCGGCATGGCGCGGCTCAACGCGGAGCTCGCGGCGCTGGACCTGGGCACGCTCCAGGTGAATGGGACCTCGCCGGTGACGGGCCGCGGTTGGCAGCCCGGGAGCATCCACATGACGGCCCTGGACACGGCGCGCCTGTTCCTGCTCATCGACGGAGGGCCGGGGCTGCTGTGGAAGACGACCCGGGGCCGCGAGGTGACGGCGGCCACCCTGTCCGAGCCCTCGCGCGCGTTCCTCAAGGGACTGCTCGCCGAGCAGGGCTTCGCCGAGGGCCTGAGCTCCACGGTGATTTGCGGAGACCCGAACGCCCGGCCCGGGCTGCCCGTGGCCGTGCCGGCGCGCTTCCTGGACGCCGAGGGCCGGGCCACGGTGGGCACCAATGTCTTCGGGCGGGACACGCGACCGTGCAACGCGGCGGCCCAGGTGGAGTTCCTCCACAAGACGGGCCAGACGGAGAACTACGGCAGTGACGCGGGCATCGTGCGCGCGCTGCCGGGCCAGACACCGCGGCACTACGTCATCGCGCTGCTGTCCACCCTGGGCTACCGCTACTACGACGCGGGCGTGGCCCCGTCAGCCAACTTCCAGGACGAGGAGAATGGCTTTCCGCGCGTGGTGACGGGCATCCACTTCACCCAGACCCTCGCGGAGCTGGGCCACCGGGTGGACGAGGTGATGAAGCAGCGCGGCGCCGCCTCCGCTGAATCCTTCCCTCATTTTGACAAGGCGCCGTAG
- a CDS encoding DUSAM domain-containing protein, which yields MSESHDWDKVLGVYAKLERGEALDLNADMRELLGRVAQDVALSPEDADRALRSPPGAETLVRELRRRIFEGSRRLSRALVDSARRKKTGDVTGARAVLDAVLAVEVVPLYRKQVEIALDYVDEPEG from the coding sequence ATGAGTGAGTCTCACGACTGGGACAAGGTGCTTGGCGTTTATGCCAAACTGGAGCGGGGCGAAGCGTTGGATTTAAATGCTGATATGCGCGAACTCTTGGGGCGAGTGGCTCAAGATGTGGCGCTCAGTCCTGAAGACGCGGATCGAGCACTTCGTTCCCCACCGGGAGCGGAGACGCTGGTGCGGGAGCTTCGCCGTCGGATTTTCGAAGGAAGCCGGCGGTTGTCCCGGGCGCTCGTTGATTCCGCGCGCCGGAAGAAGACCGGTGATGTCACTGGCGCGCGAGCGGTGCTGGATGCGGTGCTGGCTGTCGAAGTCGTACCGCTCTACCGGAAGCAGGTTGAAATCGCGCTTGACTACGTGGATGAGCCGGAAGGTTAA